CGGTGATCACAGATATAGCCATAATGCATTTGCATACCATATTTCGGTGAAAGACTTTAATGCTGTTGATTTAAACAAAATTGAAGGCAAAAAAGTGGAGCTTTGGGTTGGAAAAAATTCAGCACTCATAGACAACAGCATTGTATTAATCGACCCAACAAACAAGGAATCAGCTCCATTTATATCTAAAGGCAGAACATATCTCCCGCTAAGGTTTGTCAGCGAGTGCCTTGGCCTTAAAGTAAACTGGAACCCGGAATTAAAAGAAGTTCAAATCCATAATTAATATATCTTCGACTAATGGAATCTATTTAACATTTAATATAATATTTTGAATAATTTATGTAATAAAATGCAAAAATAATAGAAAGGTTTGAACCACCTTTTCATTAATTAATTCCTACAGCAACTGTAAGAAAACATCTATTAGGAAAACTCACACATTATAGGATCTATTTATGTGTGAGTTTTTGCTTTAATATATTACAGTTTTTTACTTTTTACTAACAAATGACTGAATTAGCACCATAAAGAGAAAATACGTTTTATCATAAAATCCTCCTCCTGATTAAACGAAATTTTTATTTCGTTTAATCAGGTGTAAATCTTTTTACCTCTCTCCGATATTTATCCTGGGCCATTCCATTTCATATTAGGTATGACTAATTCTTGCCACCTCTACTTGCATTATATCAAAGATAATGCTATCTTAATACTATATGGGGTGATTTTACAATGGAATTCAGTTTTATAAAAACAAACATCTCTAGATGCAACAGAAACTTGCTAATATTAAATATTCTATTTACATTACTTATTTTTACTATATTAAAAGGTTTCTTAACGGACTATTATAATATGCTACTTGGTCCATTTGTCGTGGACAAAGAAATTATTGTTACTAAAGCTGACAGTAATAAAAATACTGGCTTATCATCAGAAAAAGTCTATTTGAACGGAAAAGAATCTTTAGTTAGATATAGCTTCGGAAAAAAATATTACTTCAAATTTGAAGATCTATATACATTCCACTCTGGTGTTGAGCAAGTTTACAGCTATGATGTCAACTATAAATTGTTCGTTAATCCTTTAAAACCTGCAGCCGAAAGTACTGGTCAGTATATTATGACAAGTATTGGTGATAAATATTTGGTAATAAAAGTTAAAGAGTATGACGAAAATATAAAATCATTTAAAGGTCTTCTCGTAAAGACTAGTGAAGATTCCCCTTCAAGCATAATGAGTGAATCTGATCTTGATATTGATAAGCAAAAAGTTTTGCCCTTTATTTTCGATACAACAAGAAGCATTGAAATATTTGTATACATATGGACTGTATTAATTTTAATATTTTTTATTATTAATTTACACCTATATATAAAAATCATTATGAGAAAAATAAATTATAAGAAACACCCGATTTACAATCATCTTGATTTTTATGGTAATAGTGCAGATATTATGAATCAAATTGACGGTGAAGTTCAGGACTTCCAATTATTAAAACAAAAAATCATCTATACAGATTCATGGGTTCTATGGAAAAAATTCTTATCCATAGGAATATGCAAGAGTTCCAAACTCAATTAGAAGATTTATATAAATTAAAATGGATAGACCATAATAGCACTACGACATCTATCCATTTTAATTCAAACGCCCTATTTATTTAGTAATTTTTTCATCTCCTCATCAATCCTTTCTTTTTCAATACGTTCAAACAATATTTTAACTGGCCCTAATTTTACTCCCGGTGGTATATGCTTATAACTCCAGTCTACACTTTCTATTTTGAGTATAAGATATACTTGCGATGAGGTATTTGGCAAAAATGGACTTAATAATACAGAAATATTGGCAATAATTTGAACGCATGTATATAAAGTATTTCGGCATTTCTCAAGATCCTCCTTAACTGTAATCCACGGTCTTTCTTCATCAAAATACTTGTTTGCTGACCGTATGAATGAAAATATTGATTCAAGTGCATCCTTAAAATTCCCCTGCTCTATTAGATCTCCAACTATTTTATAAAGATCATGCAATGAACCCTTAATTTTAAGATCACACTGCCCTTCTGGTACTTCCCCATCATATGATTTTTGTATGAATACAAGACTTCTATTTACAAAATTTCCATAGGTACCTAGCAGCTCACCATTATGGCTGTTTATAAATTCCCTCCAGGAAAAATCAGTGTCTCTCTTTTCCGGTCCGTTTGCAATTAAGAAGTATCTTACTGTATCTGGATTATAACGCTGGATAATATCCGGAATCCAAATTGCCCATTCCTGGCTTGTTGATATCTTTTTTCCCTCTAGGGTTAGATACTCACTTGATACTATTCTGTCCGGCAGATGCAAATCACCGTTTGCCTTAAGTAATGCCGGCAATATAATGGTATGGAAAGGAATATTATCTTTACCGTGTACATAATAATGTACCGAGCTTTCTCCCCACAAAGCTTCCCAACTTACACCTGAAGTCTCTGCCCAATTCTTACTTGCTGATAGATACCCTAAAACCGCATCAACCCACACATATATCTTTTTGTTTTCAAACCCCTCTACAGGAACCGATATCCCCCACTCAAGGTCTCTTGTCACAGCCCTATCTGGAAAACCCTCATCAATATATCTTCTTGAAAGACCAACAGCATTATTTCTCCATCCACTAGAACAACCATCTACATATTCTTTGATAAAATGCTCAAGCTTGGATAATGCTAAAAATAAATGCTCAGACTCCTTATAAATTGGAGTTTCACCACATATACCACATAATTTCTCATTCAAGTACGATGAGTCTAAAAGACTTCCACATGAATCACATTGATCCCCCTTTGCACTATTTCCACAGTTCGGACACTTCCCTGCAACAAATCTGTCAGGGAGAAACTTATTACATACAGTGCAAAATACCTGCTCGATGCTTTTTGAATAAATATAACCACTCTTTAAAAGCTCTTTAAAGAATTGCTGAACAAAATAAATATGATGTGAATCATTGGTTTTAGCATATATGTCATAAGTAAATCCCAGCTTATTAAAACAATCCATAAATTCATCATGATATCGATTTGCTATTTCTTCCGGCAACACACCTTCTCTGCCTGCTCTGATTTCAATCGGTGTGCCATGACAATCACTTCCAGCAGCATAACAAACTTCAAAGCCCTTCAATCTAAAGTACCTCGCCAAAACATCTCCCGGAAGCAAAGCAGCAATATGCCCGATATGAAGTGACCCATTCGCATAAGGCCATGCTCCCCCAATAAATACTTTCATTTTTCAACACCTCCTACATATTTAAAAACCAGTCTTGCTTGTGATATAGATTTGATCGTTGTCGTTAGAAATTGTGGTGCAGCATGCACCATAATTTCTAACGACATCAAAAAAGCCCTCACCCCCAGGTTTTATCCTGGGGACGAGAGCATAATACTTCGTGTTACCACCCCGGTTCACTAATGACTCACGACATCAGCCTCAACAAGTACGTCAGAAAGTATTTATCCTGATTATACTCCGGCACTATAACGGGTGCATCCGTTGCAGCCTAAAACCGTCAGGTTTTCGGTGCAATAGCTCCAAGACCATGTTCAGCTTTCCATTCTTTACTCCTTCTCAGCCTTCAGGAGTTCTCTGTAAAAGACATCAAAAGCTTACTCTTCTCTTCATCGCAGTTTCAATATTATATTTATTATATGCCTTTTTATATGATTTTACAACAACAAAATAAGGGCGTTGTCTTTATGACAACGCCCTCACTTTATAAGTATTACTCAACAGTAATATCTTTTAAGTTAGTCTTAACTTTATCTTTGAATGTCTTGAGCATATCTTCCTTAGACTTAATCTTACCAGCAAGGAATGATCTCATACAATCAATAAATGCATTTTCAATTGTATCATCATACTTAGTAAGGATCTTACCATTGATATCTTTTACGAATGGCTCATAGAACTTGAATACGTTTGTACCCATGATCTTGCTGTCTTCAGCTGAACCTTCAGATATAGCCTGTAAGTTGTTCGGGAAGTCCTGATTGTTAGTTGCCCACTTCTTCATAAATTCTTTGTCAGTAGTAAAGTACTTAACCAACTCCCAAGCAACGTCTTGTTTAGTTGATTTGCTGTACATACCGAACCAAGTTCCACCCCAGAAGAATGGGAACGGTGGCTTAGCTAAGCCCCATCTACCGCCATCAGCAGCCTTCTTGTCGTTTGAACCGATTATCCATGGAATACCCCAAGTTGGGCATACCCATACGAGAGCTTTTTCATCATCAGCTATAGCAGCGGACCATCCTGGTGACCACTGATCGAGTGATGCTTCATATTTGTTGTCTCTTAAAGTTTTAGCGAAGTCGATAAAGTCTATCATCTTCTGGTCTATATTAAGTTTGTTGTCAACAACCCATCCCTGACTACGTCCACCGAGGTATAACTTCTGTGGCTCTTCGAAAGTTGGGAACAATGAAACTTTTCCACCGCTTGCATCTTTTAATTTCTTAGCTGTATCCAACATCTTTTCTGGAGTTGACATCATTTCTGCAATAGCAGTAGGATCATCAGTTCCAAGATATTTCTTAGCTAAAGGCTTTTTGAAAGTCAAAGCACCAGCAGCAGCCTGATGAGCTACGGCTCTAAGTTTGCCTTCCTTGTCAGTTCCTATATCAACAGTATATGGAACCATGTTGCTAACATAATCCTTTGCTCTGTCAGTCAAGTCTGCAAATGCATCTGGCATGTCGATGAATCTCTTAACAAATGCAGATTCAACACCGAATACATCAGGAGCACCTGAACCAGCTCTTATAGCTGAAGTAAGTTTGTTCTGGTACTGTTGATCCTTATCAGGAATAACTGATAAGTTAACTTTAACTTTTGGGAAAGCTGCATTGAATTCTTTAACAATGTTTGGAGCTTCGTCCTTGTTAAAGTACCAGAATGAAACTTCGCCTTCAAGATTTGCTCTGTCCTGAGCTGGATCTTTTGATGGCTCAGCACTTGGTACTGCATCTGAAGCTACAGCTGAAGGGGAAGGTTCTGTTGATGCCGCTGGATCTTCTTTATCACCACAGCCAGCAAATAAGGTGGACATCATAGAAACACAAGCTACCACTGCCAATAGTTTTTTGAACCTTTTCATTAATTTTCCTCCTTGTATTTTTTTATATTTATATCATTCCATATAAATATATGGAGTAATACCTACAATAAGGATATAGAGTGCTTTGATCTTTTTAATTAAGAAATTTACCGTAACATGATATGTATTCTATATTTATCAAATAAACTGAACTCAACCCTGTTTTATGCTTTCTTATATATTATATCAAACAATTTTGATGAAAACCACATAATTTTTATATTTTTTCGTATATTTTTTAAAATTTTTTAAAATTTAAAGAAATACCGAGCATTCCATATATAAATTACACTATTCCCTATTAATCAACTTTCTAAATTCAAATCATTTTAACTATTCGGATATATATTCTTTTTAGTAGGTATTTTCTATACAAAAAACAAAAGTAATATTACAATTTTAATTTCTAGGATCAATAACACTTTTTAATACAGCAAAAAAAAGAGGTATCTCTTTTCAGAAATACCTGATTTAATAGATTATTTATTCTAAGGAGCGAATGTTATGTAACTTGTACACTTATCTTTAACCTCTCTGATCTTGTAACGCATTTTGTAACATTACAAACAATGTTTCCTTATCTATTACAATAGTATTATAGCACAGTTTAATTAGAATTCCAATATTATTTTAAAAAAAATATTATTTTTATCAAAATTGTAATATTACAAAACGCAAATTATATCCGGCTATAATATCATAAAATGATTTTGTTAAATTTGACAATGTGGTTAAAAATTGTGATTAAAAATATACCATAATTTCTCACCACAACAAAAGTGGCGAACTAACATTTTATAGTTTCGCCAATATAAGTATCAATTTAATTAATATTTAATTTTAACGGTTTTAATATATATTCTAAATGTTAATAATTAGTAGCAGTTTTATTAAAGTTTTTTGCCACTATCATAACATCATTCATATTAATGCTTGAGTCTGCGTTCAAGTCACAAACTTCATTGTAATTCGAACTGTCCTTAGTTGAATTAAATGACTTTGCCAATAGGAGTATGTCTGACATGTTAACGCTGTCATCTCCGTTCAGGTCACCTGCAAAAAGTGCTAATGGCCCTGACTGTGAGCTGATGCTTGCATTACTTGAATTGCTGATATTATTAATAGTTCTCGAAACATACCCGGCCTTACTTATTTTTATGTTATAAGAGGCAATTGCAGTCGATATGTTGCCTATTTCAAAATATCCGTTTGAATCGGTTAATTTATTTAAGGATTGCCCTACCACTTCAACCTTAAATCCATTTTTTAATGTATCGGTAAAATCAGCCTTAACATAACCCGAAACCTTGTATCCTGTTGTACCTGTAGTAGCTGTTGGAGTTGGAGTACTGCTTTGTTTTGTGCTGGTAGGTGTAGGCTTGGAAGTTGACGGTGAAGTTGAAACCACCGGTCCGTCACTATACTCTGACAAGCTTATACCGTTTGAACCAAGGGGAACCTGATGGTCTAAACCTATAAATTTGCCTGCTTTATTTTGCCAGAGTGCAGGCTTAAGCAGTGCATACTTGTCTTCTTCCCATGTTATAAAGTCATGGGTAACAAGACCGCCTGTATCTCCTGAGTTGGCATTATAACACCAGAATGTATGGTGGATTTTGTTTTCAATCATGTAGTCTCTTAAAGCCACCATCCATTTTTCATTAGGTCCGCCGTCCATAAATCCGCCCCATTCCCCCATAAGAAGCGGAGCGATATTCTGTTCATGTATAAAAGCCCAGTTGTCTTTCCAGCAGTCATTATATAAGGTTTCTTTTGTAAATCCGTCATAGAACCAACTCTGCTTATAAACCAAAGGTCCATAATCGTGCGGAGAATAAACCAATTGCTTGTTGCCGGTTCCTAGATTAACAGGATAATCTTTTACACCTCTGAGGCTGCCTCCCCACCAGGTGAAGTAATATTTACTTTCCGCTCCCCATGCATCCTTGGCTGTATAATCATACCCAGGCTTCGGATAAGCTTCAACACCTTCAACCATTATTAACAGGTTGGGGTTTATTGCCAAAACTTTTTTACCTGCTTCTTCTGCAACATACTTCCAATTGGTTTTATCTTTAGAATTGTCCCACTTGGCAAACTCTGCAGACTGATTGGGGTTACCGTGAGGTTCGTTTTTCAGGTCAATAGCAAGTATTGTATCATCATTCTTATAGCGATTGGTAATCCATTCTAATGCTTTGTAAAAATCTTCAGTTGTGAAGGATCCGTCATACCACAAAGGTATAGTATGTCCCATAGCTGCTGATGGAGCACTATGAATATCTATCATTACCTTAATGCCATATTCTTTGCAGTTTGACATAGCTATATCAAATAATTGCAAACTGTTTTTGCCTTTGAGCTCCGGATTCACAAAGTCGTTAACCTGAGCTTTTGGATAGATACCTGCTGCCCATTCATTTATTATTTGAACAGACATTGGAATTCTTAAAAAGTTAATACCTCTGTCAGCCATGTTTTTGAAGGCAGTTTTCATGTTGCAGCTCCAAACTCCATCAAAAACTCCCGAACCGGTATTAAACCCAAACCAGTTTGTACCTGTCAGCCATACTTCCTTACCGTCCTTATCAACAATCTTGTTTCCTTCTACATGAAGCCAGTCATCGTTACCAGGTGCACTTAGGGGATCTGCAGCTTGTACGGTATATGAAACTGGTAATAGGGTTAACAACACTGAGACCATCATGATGAATGTAATAATTCTTTTTGTACACAAGACTTTTATCATTTACTTATACCTCCTAATTTTTGCTTGGGGAAACAATTATTTCCCTAAGCTTTTTCTCTATATTTTATTATTAATACACTACTGCCGGATAATCCGCTGTAGTCTTGTTAAAACGCATAGCAGCAATAACTACATCGTTCATGTTAACTGATCCGTCCAAGTTGAAATCCGCACTTGTAGTGTAATTTACTGCACCGGATGTGCTGTTGAATGCTTTGGCAACAACCATAATATCCGACATATTGATAGTTCCGTCCTGATTGCTGTCTCCACCCCATATGAGTATTGGAGCATTTTGAGTTGATAATTGAACATCACGGTTTGATACAGCTATGTTATTTATTGTTCTTGTGAGCAAGCCGGCCTTTTTGATAGTAAGACCATATCCCTGAACAACAGGCGATACATTTTCAAACTTGAAGAAGCCCTTTTCATCAGTAGTAGCTGAGAGTCCTGCACCATCTAATGTAACTGTAAACCCGGATAATATTCCTGCGGCTGTTGAGTTAAAATCAGGCTTTACATAACCTGAAACAGTTCTACCGGTTTGCGAGCTTGTTGGTGTTGGTGTGCTTGAAGGCTTTGTTGGTGTTGGATTTGGGTTTCCTCCCGGCTCCGGACCAAATACTTTGACACCGGCTTCATAAACAGGTATATATTTGGTCAATGATCCTTCCCAACTTGTTGCAGCCGCCAAATCCTGTGCCGAGAAATCATTCTTAGTGTCCCAAGCATTGGAACCATAAGGGAATTTTACATTAAAGCTGACTGTCTTTTTATAATTATTGATTCCGCCCGGATACATTCTAAATCCTGTAAAATCAATATCTATATAGTAGATATTCTTCGATACATCCCAGGGAATCAATCCTGTAATCTTGGCTGCACTTGTACCGCTTACAGCAATCTTATAGTCCTCAGGCTTAAGTCCTGCTGTTAATCCTTCTGAAATATCTACAAAATATCTGCATGAAAGCTTATCAGTGACTCTTGCAGGCCAGCCGGTCTGGTTTCCAAGTGTAATGGTTATCATTGCTGCATCACCTTGAATGCTTACAGCCGACATAGTCAGGTATTCGTCTACAGGCTCTTCTATGGCTTTAAAGCCAGGAATTGGATTTCCGCCATATTTGCCGTACATTTTTGCCAGAATTCCTACAAACCCTGCATTATAGTCGCAAGCTACTTCGTTGTTCTCATAGTTTTTAACATCATCTGTATATCCGTCTGAGCTGCTAGGTCCACCAACAAGTGCACCATACAGCACGTGTCTGTGGAAGTTGGGAATATCACAGTCAAGGTATCCCATCCAAGAACCGTGTGCAGTTCTGTGGTGCGGTCTCTTTGGCGGGTTCACGCCATATCCGCATACAAAGCTTCTTCCTGTACTTCCTAACGCATAATCTATCTGGCTCTTTGCAAATGCTTTATATGAGGTCGCTTTACTTGCTGCACATCCCTGCCAATCAGCATAAACATCAGCTAGGAAAGCCTCTGTGGTAGCATATCTCAAAGATCCCCATCTATCAAGCCATGCAAGGCCTTTTGGGGAGTATGTAATCTTTTCAGGGCCAGTACCTGCCCACCAATCCAAATGCCTTTCTATAGCTTCTTTATAAAGGGGCTTGTCTGTTTCTCTTGCAAGGAGCAATAAAGCACCAAACAACTTTTGATCCCAGCAGTGTGCCCATTTATACTTAATATTGGTAGTTATTCCTTCCCTTTCCCAATTTGGCTCGAATGCTTCCGCTTTACTAAGATATGTTTTATCACCGGTAGCTAAGTAAATCCACATGGCAGCCCAGGTAAGTTCATCATAAAAACCGCTCCATGAAGCGTAGAATCCTTCCGCAGCAGTATAACCTTTATCGCTTCTTGTGCTGTCGGCAAATGCGTAAAGCTCTTTTGCATGTCTTAAGCATTCTGCAGCATAAGCGGGGTTGGTGGGCTTGAATATGATAGCAGCTGAAGCCAATGCAGCAGCAGTCTCGGCAACAACAGCCGATCCAGGATTAGCTGTGCTGAGCACATAAGATGGCCTCTTCATAACCTCAAGTACTACCTCGGCAGGTCCCCACCAGGAATGGTCTGCCTGCCCATCACCAACTTGATAATAATAAACATTTGGAGAAGGATGGCACTTAATAAAGTAGTCTGTTGCCCACTTTATATTATCCAATATGTATTCAAGCTGACCGCTTTTAACGTAAGCATCCCTGCTTTCATAGACACTCCAAGCAAGCATTGTTGATGTGTAGGCCATCGGCAAATTGAACTTCACATGGTCTCCGGCATCATACCACCCGCCAGTCAGATCGATATTATGGTCTGCACCGTCCGTCATACCTGAGTCACCGCGCCAGTTGTTGCGTGAATTTTCAGGAATCTTTCCTGCACGCTGGAACTCATAAAACATAATTGCCTTTTGCAATGCTTCGCCGTAATTGTAATCAGGAGCAGCATTTACCGCCGGCCCTGGAACGGTAAATACCGTTGAGAGCACAAAAACAGCTGCAATTACAGCAACTCTTTTTAGAAAATTTCTTTTCATAGTACACATATACCTCCTATTTTTCTATATTTTTAATATCTAGGAAATTGAGGTGTATTTAACAACTCAATTTCTCACGACAACATTAATATTAACAAAACCACTTTGTGATTTTGCTAAGTAATATGTAATACCTTGGTTGGCATATTTACTCACCATAAGTATAGCATTTTGCCCTAAAAGGCTTCAATTGCTGAGCTTGGCATATAATAAACATATTTGCTTGGCATTTACTGATACA
The genomic region above belongs to Pseudobacteroides sp. and contains:
- the metG gene encoding methionine--tRNA ligase, which codes for MKVFIGGAWPYANGSLHIGHIAALLPGDVLARYFRLKGFEVCYAAGSDCHGTPIEIRAGREGVLPEEIANRYHDEFMDCFNKLGFTYDIYAKTNDSHHIYFVQQFFKELLKSGYIYSKSIEQVFCTVCNKFLPDRFVAGKCPNCGNSAKGDQCDSCGSLLDSSYLNEKLCGICGETPIYKESEHLFLALSKLEHFIKEYVDGCSSGWRNNAVGLSRRYIDEGFPDRAVTRDLEWGISVPVEGFENKKIYVWVDAVLGYLSASKNWAETSGVSWEALWGESSVHYYVHGKDNIPFHTIILPALLKANGDLHLPDRIVSSEYLTLEGKKISTSQEWAIWIPDIIQRYNPDTVRYFLIANGPEKRDTDFSWREFINSHNGELLGTYGNFVNRSLVFIQKSYDGEVPEGQCDLKIKGSLHDLYKIVGDLIEQGNFKDALESIFSFIRSANKYFDEERPWITVKEDLEKCRNTLYTCVQIIANISVLLSPFLPNTSSQVYLILKIESVDWSYKHIPPGVKLGPVKILFERIEKERIDEEMKKLLNK
- a CDS encoding ABC transporter substrate-binding protein is translated as MKRFKKLLAVVACVSMMSTLFAGCGDKEDPAASTEPSPSAVASDAVPSAEPSKDPAQDRANLEGEVSFWYFNKDEAPNIVKEFNAAFPKVKVNLSVIPDKDQQYQNKLTSAIRAGSGAPDVFGVESAFVKRFIDMPDAFADLTDRAKDYVSNMVPYTVDIGTDKEGKLRAVAHQAAAGALTFKKPLAKKYLGTDDPTAIAEMMSTPEKMLDTAKKLKDASGGKVSLFPTFEEPQKLYLGGRSQGWVVDNKLNIDQKMIDFIDFAKTLRDNKYEASLDQWSPGWSAAIADDEKALVWVCPTWGIPWIIGSNDKKAADGGRWGLAKPPFPFFWGGTWFGMYSKSTKQDVAWELVKYFTTDKEFMKKWATNNQDFPNNLQAISEGSAEDSKIMGTNVFKFYEPFVKDINGKILTKYDDTIENAFIDCMRSFLAGKIKSKEDMLKTFKDKVKTNLKDITVE
- a CDS encoding cellulase family glycosylhydrolase translates to MIKVLCTKRIITFIMMVSVLLTLLPVSYTVQAADPLSAPGNDDWLHVEGNKIVDKDGKEVWLTGTNWFGFNTGSGVFDGVWSCNMKTAFKNMADRGINFLRIPMSVQIINEWAAGIYPKAQVNDFVNPELKGKNSLQLFDIAMSNCKEYGIKVMIDIHSAPSAAMGHTIPLWYDGSFTTEDFYKALEWITNRYKNDDTILAIDLKNEPHGNPNQSAEFAKWDNSKDKTNWKYVAEEAGKKVLAINPNLLIMVEGVEAYPKPGYDYTAKDAWGAESKYYFTWWGGSLRGVKDYPVNLGTGNKQLVYSPHDYGPLVYKQSWFYDGFTKETLYNDCWKDNWAFIHEQNIAPLLMGEWGGFMDGGPNEKWMVALRDYMIENKIHHTFWCYNANSGDTGGLVTHDFITWEEDKYALLKPALWQNKAGKFIGLDHQVPLGSNGISLSEYSDGPVVSTSPSTSKPTPTSTKQSSTPTPTATTGTTGYKVSGYVKADFTDTLKNGFKVEVVGQSLNKLTDSNGYFEIGNISTAIASYNIKISKAGYVSRTINNISNSSNASISSQSGPLALFAGDLNGDDSVNMSDILLLAKSFNSTKDSSNYNEVCDLNADSSINMNDVMIVAKNFNKTATNY
- a CDS encoding glycoside hydrolase family 9 protein; amino-acid sequence: MKRNFLKRVAVIAAVFVLSTVFTVPGPAVNAAPDYNYGEALQKAIMFYEFQRAGKIPENSRNNWRGDSGMTDGADHNIDLTGGWYDAGDHVKFNLPMAYTSTMLAWSVYESRDAYVKSGQLEYILDNIKWATDYFIKCHPSPNVYYYQVGDGQADHSWWGPAEVVLEVMKRPSYVLSTANPGSAVVAETAAALASAAIIFKPTNPAYAAECLRHAKELYAFADSTRSDKGYTAAEGFYASWSGFYDELTWAAMWIYLATGDKTYLSKAEAFEPNWEREGITTNIKYKWAHCWDQKLFGALLLLARETDKPLYKEAIERHLDWWAGTGPEKITYSPKGLAWLDRWGSLRYATTEAFLADVYADWQGCAASKATSYKAFAKSQIDYALGSTGRSFVCGYGVNPPKRPHHRTAHGSWMGYLDCDIPNFHRHVLYGALVGGPSSSDGYTDDVKNYENNEVACDYNAGFVGILAKMYGKYGGNPIPGFKAIEEPVDEYLTMSAVSIQGDAAMITITLGNQTGWPARVTDKLSCRYFVDISEGLTAGLKPEDYKIAVSGTSAAKITGLIPWDVSKNIYYIDIDFTGFRMYPGGINNYKKTVSFNVKFPYGSNAWDTKNDFSAQDLAAATSWEGSLTKYIPVYEAGVKVFGPEPGGNPNPTPTKPSSTPTPTSSQTGRTVSGYVKPDFNSTAAGILSGFTVTLDGAGLSATTDEKGFFKFENVSPVVQGYGLTIKKAGLLTRTINNIAVSNRDVQLSTQNAPILIWGGDSNQDGTINMSDIMVVAKAFNSTSGAVNYTTSADFNLDGSVNMNDVVIAAMRFNKTTADYPAVVY